The DNA region ATCTGCCGCTCCACAAGCAGGGTGAAGCGTCTAGAATGAGGGCGAGCGACGCGCCGATTGCCGATTTTTAGCAGAAATGATCGACGGGCCCGCTCGGCCGGGGTCGCCGGCTAGGGGTCGACCTTCGCCGACCGAAGCCCCGCTGCCGGCCCGCAAAACTGGGACTACGCATGAATCTAAGACGATTGACCGCTCTCGCCGTCGCACTGACGGCATCGCTTGCAGCGTCCCTGGCGGCGGCCTGCCCGTTCTGCACGGCGGAGACGCAGTCGCTGAGCGAAGAACTCGCCTCGGCCGACGTGGCGGTGCTGGCGCGGCTAATCGAGGCGGCGCCGACCCCCGACCGCGACCTCGAAGCAGGCGAGCCCTACGGACCGATCGACCCAGAAACAGGCATGGCCAAGTTCAAGGTGGTCGAGGTGCTGATGGGGGGCGAGCCCGCCGAAGGCCTCGACGACATCGAGGCTATTTTCTTTGGCGAGGCCGACCGTGAGGCCCTCTTCTTGGTGCGTGGGGTCGCCAACCCCCCCGAGGCGGCCGAGCCCTTCGACTGGGCGATCCCGTTCGAGGTGTCGCAGGAGGCCGCGGCCTACATCAAGAAGCTACGCGCCCTGCCCGAGTCGGGACCGGAGCGGATCGCCTTCTTCCTGGGCTACCTGCAGCACGAAGACCCGCTGCTCTCGCAAGACGCCTACGAAGAGTTCGCCCGCGCCCCCTACGCAGACCTAAAGGCGATCAAGGACCGGCTGGACATCGACCAGTTGTGGGCGTGGATCGACAGCCCCGACACCAGCCCCAGCCGGCGCCGGCTGTTCTTCACGATGCTGGGCGTGTGCGGCGGCCCCGACGATATCCCGCGGCTCGAAGCCATGCTCGAGTCCGACGCACGTGTGTCGCTCCCCGCGGCAGACGCCGTGGTCGCGGCCAGCGTCGCCAGCGGCGGACCGATGGCCAGCGTGCTGGTGCGTGAGGTGGTCGCCAGCGAGGAACGCCGCAAGAAGATGGGGCTCGACGCGATGACCGCGTGCTACCTGACGCTCCGCGGCGCCGACGGGCTCGACCTGATCGACCGACGCTTCCTGGCAGACACGGGGGCGGACTACTCGCACGTCTACTCGGTGTTGATGGCGTTGCGGTTCTTGGCGGACGAGCCGGGCGCGGTCCCCATCGAGCGGCTCATGCAGTCGGCCCGGCTGCTGCTCGCGCACCCCGACTTCGCCGACCAGGTGGTGCCCGACCTCGCGCGTTGGGAAGACTGGGGCTCCATGGACGCGCTGGCAAAGCTGTACCGAGACAGCTTCAAAGAAGACAGCAACCGCTACGTACGCGAGCCGATCGTCACCTACCTCGACGTCGCCGCCGAGCAGCCCGGCGATGTCGGCGAGCGCGCAAACGCGGCACTCGCGGAGCTTGAGCCGCTCGACCCCGAGTCGTTCTCTCGGGCGCGGAGGCTCAGCGCGTTCGGGTTCCTCGGCTCGGCACGCGCCAAGGAAGCGGCTACGGCCCAGGCCGACCCGGCCGACGCGCTCGTCGAACCCGACGCCACCTTCGAAGAAACCCAGCCGGCGCCATCCCTTGAATCCACGGCGGACGCCGCCGACGACGCGATCCCCGATCCAGCGGGCGGCGTGACGCCGACCTACGCCGAGGCCGTGCCGTCGCTCGAAGAAGACCCGGGCGCCCCAGAAGACACGCCGGAAGCCACGCCAGACGTCGCTTCAGAAGCCGCCGCCGAGGTCGTGCCGACCATCGATCCGTCTGCAGAAGTCTCGGCACAGACCGCCGAGGTCGAGACGCCGACGACACCCCCGCCGACGGCGGTCGCCGCGACCCTTCCGTCCCCCCCCAATCGGGCGTTGCTGCTGGGGGCGCCGCTTGCCGCGGGGGGCGTGCTGATGGGATTCTTTTATCTACTGCTCCGCGGGGGCGTGTGACCCACGCCGCGCGACCCTCGAGACCGAAGACTATGACAACCACGATGCAAGAAGCCCCGGCACAGCAAGAAGACCTGCTGGCGTACCGGTCGATCCCCACCACGGCCATCCTGGGCGCGGTGTTCGGGCTCATTTCGGCGTCGGTGCTGATGGTGGCCGCCAGCAGCTTCCAGGCGACGCTGATGCTTGTGCCGATCCCGGTGATCGGTCTGCTGCTCTCCCTGTTCGCGCTCAAGACCGTGCGAAGCTGCCCCGAGGCCTACACCGGCGCCGGCATCGCGTGGACGGGCGCCGTGCTCTCTGCCCTGTTCTTGTTCGTCGGGGTCGGCTATAGCGGGTACGTCTACGCGACGGAGGTGCCCGACGGCTACCAGCGGATCTCCTTCCTCACGCTCAAACCCCAACAAGAAGACCTCGAGGCGCAGCGGTCTATCCGAAACGACGTGACCGACATGGCCGGCGAGCAGGTGTTCATCAAGGGCTACATCCGCCCCGACTCAACCACGGTCCGCACCGGCATGAAGCGTTTCCTGCTTGTCCGCGACAATCAGCAGTGCTGCTTCGGCGACATCAGCAAGGTGCAGTTCTACGATCAGATGCAGGTGGAGCTCGAGGGCGACCTCACCGCCGACTACTCGCAACGCATCTTCTCGGTCGCCGGTCAGCTCGGCATCGATCCACACAACGTCAACCGCGGCGCCGAGTACCCGGTCTTCTCACTCAAGGCGGACTACGTCCATTGAACCGCGTGTTGCTGGCAACGTTGTTGATCGTCACGATCGCGGGTTGCGACGTCGGCGCCGATGGTGCGCCCTCCGCGACGAAAGAGCCCGCGGAGATCGGCGCGGCGCAGGCGGAGCAAACAGAGCCCGCCGTCGCCAAGAACGATCCGCCGCCGGCCGTAGCGCCGCCCCCCGTGCCCGAGCGGACCGTCGACAAGTCGTTCGACGACCTGAAGTTCGAGATGGCCGAGGGCGAACGCTTCCGGCTCGAGCTGCTGACCGACGAGATCGAGGCCCTGGAGGGCAAGAGCATCCGCATCCGCGGCTACATCCTCCCGCCGCCGCAGAAGCGTGGGCTCAAGTCGTTTGTGCTGGTCCGCGACAACATGGAGTGCTGCTTCGGCCCGGGCGCCGCGCTTTACGACTGCATCCTCATCGAGATGGCGCCCGGCAAGACCGCCGAGTTCTCCACCCGCCCCGTTTCTGTCGAGGGGGAGTTCGCCGTCGAGGTCTTCCCCGGCCCCGACGACACGCCGCTAGCGATCTACCGCATGACGGGCCAGCGGGTGAAGTAGCACGCAGGCGAGCCGTCGGCGCAAGCCGACGGAGTTCTAGGCGGTAGCTAGAAATCCTCTTGAACCCCCGGGCACGCTCCGGCGGCCAACGCCGACGGCTCACCCCTCCTGGCATGGTGGGCTAGCTTGGTTCTTGCAGCCACTTTGCCGTGATGCTTTCTGGGCAGCGTGCGACCTCGATCGGCGTCCCCGCCGCCACGATCCGGCCCCCGGCGGCGCCCCCGCCGGGGCCCATGTCGATCAGCCAATCGGACGCCTGCATCACCCCGGTGTGGTGCTCGATCACCAGCACCGTGTTGCCGGCGTCCACCAGCTTGCGCAGCACGCCGATCAGCCGGCGGATGTCCTCGGCGTGCAGGCCGGTGGTCGGCTCGTCGAGGATATAAAACGTGTGCCCCGCGTTGGTGTTGGACGACGTGGCGCCCAGCTCGCCGGCCAGCTTTACGCGTTGCGCCTCTCCGCCGGACAGGGTGTTCGACGGCTGGCCCAGACGCAGGTAGCCCAGCCCCACGTCTACCAGCGGCGCGATCAGCCTGTGCACCGGCGCCACGTTCTCAAACAACGCGGCCGCGTCGTCGATGCACAGGTTCAACACGTCGGCGATGTTCTTGCCGTGGAAGCGGACCGCCAGGGTCGAGCGTTCAAAGCGTGCGCCCCGGCACACCTCGCAGGGGACGAACAGGTCGGGGAGGAAATTCATCTCCAGACGCGTGGCGCCCTGCCCCTGGCACGCCTCGCAGCGTCCCCCCTTGGTGTTGAAGCTGAACCTGCCCGCCTTCCAGCCGCGTTGCCTGGCGATCTTCGTCTTGGCGAATACCTTGCGGATCTCGTCGAAAGCGCCGACAAACGTCGCCGGGTTCGAGCGGGGCGATCGCCCGATCGCTGATTGATCGACCACCACCGCGCGGTCGACGGCGCCCAGCCCCTTGATCCCGCGGTAGGGCCCACCACGCTGCGTGGCGCCGTGCAGCCGGCGGGCGAGCGCGGCGGCCAGCGTCTCGATCACCAACGAGCTCTTGCCGCTGCCGCTCACGCCGGTCACGCAGGTCAGCTTGCCCAGCGGGACCGCGAGGTCGACCTCCCGCAGGTTGTGCAGCGTAGCGCCGGACAGCTCGAGCCAAGCGACCGCCGGCGCGGCTTCCGACGCGTCCCCCTTCTCGGCGTCCCAGACCCGCCTGCGCCCGCTGAGGTAGGCCCCCGTTACCGAGGCCTCGCAGCCGGTGACCTGCTCGGGGGTCCCCTCGGCGACGATCGCCCCGCCCCGGGCCCCGGCGCCCGGGCCGACGTCGATCAACCAATCGGCGGCGCGCATCATCGCCTCGTCGTGCTCGACCACGATCACGCTGTTGCCCTCCGCCTGCAGGTCGCGCAGCGCCGCCAGCAGCCGGTCGTTGTCGGCCGGGTGGAGCCCGACCGAGGGCTCGTCCAGCAGGTACATCACCCCCACCAGCCCCGAGCCGATCGCGCTGGCCAGGCGGACGCGTTGCAGCTCGCCCCCGGAGAGCGTGTCCGCGCCGCGGTCGAG from Pirellulimonas nuda includes:
- a CDS encoding cytochrome d ubiquinol oxidase subunit II, coding for MTTTMQEAPAQQEDLLAYRSIPTTAILGAVFGLISASVLMVAASSFQATLMLVPIPVIGLLLSLFALKTVRSCPEAYTGAGIAWTGAVLSALFLFVGVGYSGYVYATEVPDGYQRISFLTLKPQQEDLEAQRSIRNDVTDMAGEQVFIKGYIRPDSTTVRTGMKRFLLVRDNQQCCFGDISKVQFYDQMQVELEGDLTADYSQRIFSVAGQLGIDPHNVNRGAEYPVFSLKADYVH
- a CDS encoding DUF3299 domain-containing protein, with the protein product MNRVLLATLLIVTIAGCDVGADGAPSATKEPAEIGAAQAEQTEPAVAKNDPPPAVAPPPVPERTVDKSFDDLKFEMAEGERFRLELLTDEIEALEGKSIRIRGYILPPPQKRGLKSFVLVRDNMECCFGPGAALYDCILIEMAPGKTAEFSTRPVSVEGEFAVEVFPGPDDTPLAIYRMTGQRVK
- the uvrA gene encoding excinuclease ABC subunit UvrA, with amino-acid sequence MSIDTIRIRGARTHNLRNVDIDIPRNRLVVITGVSGSGKSSLAFDTLLAEARRQYIDSLSVYARQFFEQLERPDVDRIDGLQPAVAVDQRQGTHSPRSTVGTVTEAYDFLRLLYARAGDLTCAACGAAISQQSPEEVRQVIEQLPPATKAMLLAPLVRGRRGKHAEAIEQVRKAGLVRVRIDGETYPIEDAPELEPRKNHTIEAVVDRIVLREGVEPRLAESVRLALRHGDGVLVLAYQTPDDKAAGGWKERVFNTRYACADCGTGVAEIEPRTFSFNTPYGACPECDGLGAVEARGDVYPCEACGGSRLRPEARACRVAGRGIDEIVRMPVVDALEFFRELDPPEDRRPIAEPIVREIVRRLEFLVRAGVGYLSLDRGADTLSGGELQRVRLASAIGSGLVGVMYLLDEPSVGLHPADNDRLLAALRDLQAEGNSVIVVEHDEAMMRAADWLIDVGPGAGARGGAIVAEGTPEQVTGCEASVTGAYLSGRRRVWDAEKGDASEAAPAVAWLELSGATLHNLREVDLAVPLGKLTCVTGVSGSGKSSLVIETLAAALARRLHGATQRGGPYRGIKGLGAVDRAVVVDQSAIGRSPRSNPATFVGAFDEIRKVFAKTKIARQRGWKAGRFSFNTKGGRCEACQGQGATRLEMNFLPDLFVPCEVCRGARFERSTLAVRFHGKNIADVLNLCIDDAAALFENVAPVHRLIAPLVDVGLGYLRLGQPSNTLSGGEAQRVKLAGELGATSSNTNAGHTFYILDEPTTGLHAEDIRRLIGVLRKLVDAGNTVLVIEHHTGVMQASDWLIDMGPGGGAAGGRIVAAGTPIEVARCPESITAKWLQEPS